A window of Theropithecus gelada isolate Dixy chromosome 14, Tgel_1.0, whole genome shotgun sequence contains these coding sequences:
- the LOC112605942 gene encoding putative tripartite motif-containing protein 64B: MDSGTLQAFQRELCCSICRNYLIDPVTIDCGHSFCRPCLCLLWEEGQAPKGCPVCGKIPQRADFDTNIALKKLASLARQSRPHNINSSEKQICVLHEEEKGLFCEAEQRLLCGSCSESPEHEAHGHSPIGWAAEECREKLLKKMDPLWRSTQEMQNNLNQEISKIHSLMDYAAFRKGMIRYQYQKMRQFLLEEEQLHLETLDREAEEIVRQFQDSEVRIIQHIKKTKDIYRELWEMCHMPDVKLLQDVTEVVLCRTELVQMEKPQPVKPELTSRPITGVLDMLNKFRVDDPLSKERASHYMNLSEDVRNVIFGDDHDGAPRESQRAQNFAAWGAQAFSSGKHYWEVDVTHSSNWILGVCKDSRTANTNAFEEAFFLFSSKRNNLYSLSNIFAPLTHYVQRPVGRVGVFLDYDNTVVSFYDVSKGSLIYSFFPSSLSSLLTPFFCIGSP, translated from the exons ATGGATTCAGGCACACTGCAAGCCTTCCAGAGGGAGCTCTGTTGCTCTATCTGCAGGAACTACTTAATAGACCCGGTCACCATTGACTGTGGGCATAGCTTTTGCAGGCCCTGCCTTTGTCTCCTCTGGGAGGAAGGCCAGGCTCCAAAGGGCTGTCCTGTGTGCGGGAAAATCCCCCAGAGGGCTGACTTCGACACCAATATTGCTCTCAAGAAGTTGGCTTCTCTTGCAAGGCAGAGCAGACCTCACAACATCAACAGCTCAGAGAAGCAGATCTGTGTGCTACATGAAGAGGAAAAGGGGCTCTTCTGTGAGGCTGAGCAGAGACTCCTCTGTGGGTCCTGCTCTGAGTCACCAGAGCATGAGGCTCATGGCCACAGTCCAATAGGATGGGCTGCTGAGGAGTGCAGG GAGAAACTTCTAAAGAAAATGGATCCTTTATGGAGGAGCACTCAAGAAATGCAAAACAATCTAAATCAGGAAATTAGCAAAATCCATTCATTAATG GACTATGCGGCCTTCAGGAAAGGGATGATCAGGTATCAGTATCAGAAGATGCGCCAATTTCTCCTGGAGGAGGAGCAACTCCATCTGGAGACACTGGACAGAGAAGCAGAAGAGATTGTTCGACAATTCCAAGACAGTGAAGTAAGAATAATCCaacatataaaaaagacaaaagacatataCAGAGAGCTGTGGGAGATGTGCCACATGCCTGATGTGAAGCTGCTCCAG GA TGTAACTGAGGTTGTTCTTTGCAGGACAGAGTTGGTGCAAATGGAAAAGCCCCAGCCAGTAAAGCCAGAACTGACTTCCCGGCCCATCACTGGAGTGCTAGATATGCTCAACAAATTCAGAG TGGATGATCCTCTGAGTAAGGAAAGGGCAAGTCACTACATGAACCTTTCTGAGGATGTGagaaatgtgatatttggagATGACCATGATGGTGCGCCCAGGGAGTCCCAGAGAGCACAGAACTTTGCTGCATGGGGAGCTCAGGCCTTCTCCTCCGGCAAGCATTACTGGGAAGTGGACGTAACCCACTCCTCCAACTGGATTCTGGGAGTCTGTAAAGATTCCAGGACAGCAAACACAAATGCTTTTGAGGaagcattttttctgttttcttcaaagaGAAACAACCTTTATAGCCTCTCCAACATCTTTGCTCCCTTAACTCACTATGTGCAAAGACCTGTGGGTCGGGTTGGGGTGTTTCTGGATTACGACAACACAGTTGTGAGCTTTTATGATGTTTCAAAAGGTTCCCTCATATACAGCTTTTTCCCTTCATCTTTGTCTTCCCTTTTGACACCTTTCTTTTGTATTGGTTCCCCATGA